TATTCAGGAAGTCAGACACCTTGCTGCTCAAGGTTATCAGGAAATTACCCTGCTTGGGCAGAATGTGAATGCTTACGGTAAAGATCTGAAGGATATGGAATATGGTCTTGGGCAGCTGATGGACGAGCTAAGAAAGATTGACATCCCGAGGATCAGGTTTACAACAAGTCATCCAAGAGACTTTGATGATTATTTAATCGAAGTACTCTCAAAGGGTGGAAATCTAGTAGAGCACATTCATCTTCCGGTTCAGCACGGATCATCTCAGGTGCTCAAGCTGATGGCTAGAAAATATACACGGGAGCAGTTTTTAACACTTGTTGGAAAGATTAGAAAAGCAATCCCCAATGCAGTGCTGACAACAGACATTATTGTCGGATTCCCGAATGAGACTGAAGAGCAGTTTGAAGAAACGCTCTCTTTATATAAAGAAGTTGGATTCGAAACTGCATTTACTTATATCTACTCTCCACGAGAAGGTACACCTGCTGCAAAGATGAAGGATAATGTCCCGATGGAGGTTAAAAAAGAGCGCTTGCAGCGTTTAAATAATCTCGTGAATGACATGTCTCTTGCAGCAATGAAAAAGCTTGAGGGTCAGACAATTGAAGTATTAGTAGAAGGTGAAAGCCGCAAAAACGCTGAAGTCCTCTCGGGCTATACAAGAACAAGTAAACTAGTTAACTTTAAAGGGCCAAAAGAGATCGTTGGAAAAAGAGTCATGGTCAAAATTACTGATGCTAGAACCTGGAGCCTGAATGGTGAACTGGTTGAAGCAGAGGAACCAGCAGGAGTGAATGGATAATGG
This region of Jeotgalibacillus malaysiensis genomic DNA includes:
- a CDS encoding (dimethylallyl)adenosine tRNA methylthiotransferase; amino-acid sequence: MNEEQRLASQDATQTSEGQKKEKDYSQYFQTVYSPPSLKDAKRRGKEDVNYHEDFKIDQSLQGMGKGRKFYIRTYGCQMNEHDTEVMAGIFLQLGYEPTDTTEDADVILLNTCAIRENAENKVFGEIGHLKPLKLEKPDLLIGVCGCMSQEESVVNKILKTHPHIDMIFGTHNIHRLPNILNEAYMSKEMVIEVWSKEGDVIENLPKVRKGAIKGWVNIMYGCDKFCTYCIVPYTRGKERSRRPEDIIQEVRHLAAQGYQEITLLGQNVNAYGKDLKDMEYGLGQLMDELRKIDIPRIRFTTSHPRDFDDYLIEVLSKGGNLVEHIHLPVQHGSSQVLKLMARKYTREQFLTLVGKIRKAIPNAVLTTDIIVGFPNETEEQFEETLSLYKEVGFETAFTYIYSPREGTPAAKMKDNVPMEVKKERLQRLNNLVNDMSLAAMKKLEGQTIEVLVEGESRKNAEVLSGYTRTSKLVNFKGPKEIVGKRVMVKITDARTWSLNGELVEAEEPAGVNG